cataactatcctatcaacccgaGTGGTAATCCtgagagatgtatagatttggaccctaaggttcctctgttcctccactctGTTATGTATCTGATCATTAACCCtaaactcagccttctggtttgaagggtgggaggaaagcagagtgccaggaggaaacccacgcagacagggggagaatgtacatactccttacagacagggatgGATTGGAACCAGGGTCGCTTAGTGCCGCCCgaaatccttctgtatctctcgtttaatttcacatttcctgTGCCAGTAAATTAATTAGAAACATTTATTTTCGTCCCTTCGTAGTCCTTTGCACCGCTTCCTTTTGTGTATTGCTCTAGTGTCAAGTTCCCTTTGTGTATTGCTCTAGTGTCAAGTTCCTTTTGTGTATTGCTCTAGTGTCAAGTTCCTTTTGTGTATTGCTCTAGTGTCAAGTTTCTTTACACAAAAAAAAGCTTACTTTTGTGTGTAGTTCCCCTTGTTTACCATAATAAATCCTTGCTCTCATTGTTGACTATATTTCTTTATTCATCCAAGTTGTTCAATTACTCTCTACTTTGTTTACATAATAAAAatatttcttttgaaaatatttcaatATACACTATTGCCATTTTACCATCCAAGCAATTAATTTTCTTCTGTTCCATTCTCATCATTCCCAAGTTTTCATTGGGCTGAGTTATTAGATTGCCTGATGTCCTTTACACATAATAATTTAATCCTCAATGTAGTGTGTTCACTATTGGTTAGATATTCCCTGATGCTGATTTCCTTCTGCTCCAATTCCCATTTCTAGATCCAGACATAATTTTTCTGCTTAGAGGATTGACAAAAGAAATAGTGACCATTttcaaagaatttaaaaaaagaaaaattaaaattaattaatttctcATGTTGTAAAATGTTTGCATTTTAGCTATTGAGATCAGTTTCTCACCTCAACACTTTGTTTGTGAGTTTTTGACGCCTTCTTTAGAATCCTTTCAATTTgctacaaaaaaaatcagaatgagagtttaaaaaatattaaaagaactGGATGACaatcttaagaaataaaataGAGTGGTGAGTTACACAACTACAAATCTCCAGTCAGTAAACATAATTGATAAAAGACTAGAACAAGACgagttgcgggggggggggggggggtgggggggtgggagatatTCGAGGACTGGGTGTGTGGAAAGGAGTATGGAGGTGGGAGTAAGGCACAAATGTTCTTTAGTTGAGAACAGACAACACTAAATAAGCAACTataatatttgcatttatttttccacttttgccatttaagtttttttttaagtccaATGAACCACGCACAAGAAATCTTTCTACATCCCTTTTGACCTATTCTGTTCCTTTTTAAACATTCTTCATTCATTTCTTTCTTCTCTAAGCAGCAGTCAGCATCGTAACAGGACACATGAACCCAGGCACAGTAGGATAGCCGGGCTCACGCTTAAAATCTCCCTCCCCATTCAATTTGAATGGACCAGATCAAGTCAGGAATCTAACTTTTAATTGACAAAGCTATTTCCTCCTCCCTAGTCTGTGGGAGCCTATGCCCAAGATTGTGTCCCATCTCTTCTACAATTTCAAATTGTATCTGCCTGCAAATTATTTCTActgctctccattttccattcTATAGAACAGAGCATGGAAACAAGTCTTTTGGCCTGTCCAGTTTATGCCAACCATCAAATACCCATTTATGCTGATTATTCTCCCCACACTCCCCTCAATTCCTGACAGATTCTACCAGTAATACACCACGAGCAATTTGCAGCAACCCATTAAGATACCAGCCTTACATTTTTGGgacataggaggaaaccagagcaccttagCAAAGCACACATGGTCagatgcaaacttcacacagacatcAACTGTGGTCAGGACTGGAATCGTGAAACAGCATCTCTAAGAGAGATGGCACCCTTTTTCCTTCCTTCAGAACACAAGGTTCACATAAATGAAGAACAGCATCTCATATCCCACCTGGACAGTCTACAAACCAGCAGCAGGaacacagaattttttttcaagagacccactcctcagttcctttctctctcctcatcCACCTAGGTCCACTTATCCACACCCTTCATTCCAACTCCTTGCTCAGTCTCCTGTTACTGAGTTCTTTTTCCCTCCTCACCTATAAAGCACCTCTCTCACCAGCTCATCTTTCACTGGTCCTGTCAGGCAACCAGCCTCCCTTATATGTCCCACCTATCCTCTTCTTTCAGCAACTGTCTCCATCCTTACTCCCCCCTCCTGGCCCCATCTGACCCTCTCCCTTTCTGGTttcttatttcccccccccccccccccccccccccccatttccatCTGTCACTGTCTCCTAATTCCTCTCCActatccatcatccttcacccctcttcGGTCTACTGACCACTCCCCTGCTCTTGAATACATCCCTGTCCTTTGTCCTCAAgtagggtctcaacccaaaatgttgcctCTCCACTTCTCTCTACAAATGGTGCCTGATGCACCATTTGTTTGTGTTCTAGCTCTGGATTCCAGTATTGTGACTTGTGACTTCACAAGATCTCACATCCCTTGCGTTATCCACATAACctcattcctcctcatcttgtaACTTCTCTCATCTCCTGTATTCGGTTCACAATCCCACCACTGATGCAGAGGACCAGTACAGAAAGGCTATTCGAATTTCCCTCTTTATGGGTGCCAACAGCTCTGCACTCAATTTTCACTTTTTCTTCATTAGATGCAAAATTCACCCGCTTCTCCTGcatcttgtcaaatgctttctgcGCCAGAGTCCTTTTGTCTGTAGTTGCTCGTTTATTTTCTCCCCTGTCCTCGAGATGCTGCTGATTTGAGGTGAtctgttccagcattttcttggtttctttgttcttctttttcttccttgtttttttttgaaaagcaaGCAAAGAAGACGCCAGCTTTAGTATTTGTTTCGGAATCTGACAGTGAGGGCAGCAAGGGTGATAGGAGAACAAAGGGGTCATGTTGTGGGAAAAGAGGAATGGAGGCAGCACGAGAAAGGGCATGGAGGAAGGAGATTTATTAGGGTAGGATAAAGTGAACATGTGACAAGGTCTTGCTAGAGGAAGAGAGAATGAATGTGGCAGTGCAAGTGTATGAAAAATATAGTTTTGATATATTTGTACTTTTAAAGAGGAGAATGGAATAGGATagattttgcaaaaaaaattgtacaacagCTTTATATGGTGACAGAATGAGagcaaagataaataatttaTGTGCATTAAGGCAGgttttcccaaactttttctttctactcacataccactttaagtaatctctttgCCAGTAgttgctctgtgatcagtaaaggattacttaaagtggtatgtgggcagaaagagaaagtttgaaaaccactgttttaaaggtACATTAATTGACgagtcatgtgcacggtttcataattcgaaaggaaatgggccaatggcaatttttctcaatcaaaacatttcagtaacaattgagtctagtggttctcaacctttttctcactTACCACTTTGAGTAATCACTAGCCCATCAGTGccctgtgatttgtaagggattgcttaagatggtatgtgagtgggaagggaaggttgagaaccactgctctagacccaatgttactgaaatattttgcttgagaaaaattgtcattggagtcACGAAGCCACGCACATAACAACGCAATTGGGTACGAttgaaacagtagttttcaaactttttcattccactcacataccatgttaagtaatcccttactaatcacagagcacctatggcatcgggattacttcacgtgtatgtgagtggaaagaaaaagatcgagaaccactggtctagagcagtggttctcaaccttcccctcccacaccactttaagtaatcccttaccaatcacagagcaccaacagtacaggaattacttaaggtgttatgccagtggaaaagtttgggaaaccctgcaTTAAAGTAATGCTCGAGTTTCAAGCACTCAAATTACACTTTTCAATTCAAATcagtatttaaaagactcttcccAACCCAGCCACCTTCATCCCATTAGGGAGATGATCCACAAGtgccaccaccagattcaaggacatttcCTTGCTGCTGttttcagactcctgaatgaacctcaaaacatgaattgatctctctctctctgtaactctactgcaatcacagtgtttcACTTTATGTACTGTGCAGCAGGACTGCAGGCCGAAAAATAATCTCTGtcgctgcattttccacactgtccaTAAACGAACTCAGGAACAATTCAAACCCCCTCGGACAGTTAGTGGAGGCTTGGAGACAAGGCCTCAGGATCTTCCCGAGGACAACCCCAGGTGGTTTAAGGCAATCTCCCTGCAGCGGATAGACCCCGCCACCGTCAGGGGGCAGTGCCGCCGGCGGCCCGGCACAACACCAGGCCTCATCCCCTCCCCGCTCCCACCGAGAATAGCCCCGGACCCGGTGAGAGTGCTCGGGCCTGTCGGGTCCCGTCCCCCGCGCAGCGGCTCCTTACTTCTTGACGCCAATTTCAGCGACTCCTTTCAGCTGGAGGGCGCCGCGATTCACCGACTCGTATTCGGCCATCTGCGCTCGCGCACGGTCTCCGGGCCCCGTCCTTCCGCGATCGCGACCGCCGGCCCCGCCCCTAGCAACCGCCGGCCCCGCCCCTAGCAACCGCCGGCCCCGCCCACCGTGCTGCAGGCTGTGGAACCACGTTGCTCCTCCCTCAGAGATGACGAAGCTGGCAACCAGCCCCTCTTTGCCTGTTCTGCGTGACTGACCCCACCCCTTTTCCGTGCACCCTACGTCCCGAGGATCATGAGCTTTGTCTTCATGGGAAAGCGGGCCCCAACCTGCCCCTGTGCTGCGATTTGCCCAGTGACATTGGTCCTCCTTCCCTGCATTGCACTTTACTCTTCTGCATTGCTCAATGCCACTGCCCTGATCCCCTGCACGATGCACCCCTGCATTAGGCCCTGCTGCCGCGCATTGTAGTCCAGCATTGTGCCCTACTCCTCTGCGTTGCATTCGGCACCCTGCTCCGCTGCACTGCACCCTGTATCATGCGCCCTATTCCTCTGCACTTTGCGCCCTGCTCCCCTGCAGTGTGAGCTCTGCCGTCTACGTCCTGTTCCCTTGCACACCTTAGCCTGCTCCCCTGCACTATGCAACCTGCTACTTGCTCCCTTGCATTGTGCCCTGCTGCTGTGCACTGCTCTGCTCCCTGTGCCCTGCTCCCCATGCCCACCATGAGTCACTCAAGCAAGGTAAACCCCTGAGTAATATGAGCTTTGTCCCACCTCAGGATAAGCTCTGCCCCTCAGCACAGTGAGTTCCACCCTGACCAACTCTGGCCCTTCAATCTTTGCCCCACCCACATCCGAGTCCCTACCTCACTCCCAATTGCCAGCCACACCTCGATACGCATCCTGATGCGCCCTACATGAGCACTGTCCCTGGCACCATTGTCATGTCAATCCTCTTGCCCATCAGCACTATGAGCCTTGCCATGGGATGCCAGCTCTCTGCATCACTGGAAGCTCTGCCTTTGCCACCACCACAGCAAGCACTACTGGCAACATAATACCAAACGACTGGTCCAGCACGGCAACCTCTGCATTGAATGTCACATCAGAATAAAAAATTGTAAGTTTGTCAAAGGGGCTTATTTTAAATTGCATGGTAAATGAGGAAAACGAGTGTTGTGCTTGAAAGTTGCACGGTGCGTGGAATGTCAGTGCATAGATATAACAGGTCTTCATGCAGGAGAGAGACCAATGGAGGAATCTAGCAAAACTCCAGCGGAGCAATCCTATCCAGACCTGGCAGGATCCAGTTTGGAGGAGCCAAGGTGCCAGAGTGGATCGCAAAGGtctgtgagaagtgccttcgtgttcacaaaatatgctcgagacaaagttgagaacaaagaacatttatttatatttacaacattgcaaggttgggtactctccccttacctcaggaaagtaccccgagggcgggaagcctctttgtttttatacaatttttacttcacctcccttacatttgtcttacatttgtccttcttggattggtttggcacttttccctattcgcctgactcttgactgactccaactttctcttatcccatgctcacacctcctttccccacccccctattaaacaagctctttgtgtgtacgtgcatatttctatgtctgcttaaattcctctgttatcttgtttactctgttctgctttttcatgcgtcactttttccttgttttttctttctaccttctataactgtttcagaactcctacaattaaaataataactgtttctaaactcctacaggtCCACCAGAAATTAGGTCTGTGGGTGTGATGCCAGACAATGGGGGCAAGGGTGAACCCAATGTGGCACTCATCTTGATAACCACCttcgtgtgtggctgcatcaggctgtgcatgAAACCAAAATACCAAGAGCCACTGAGGTTCCAACTGTTGCAGATGTTGTGAAGCATGGCCCCAATATTGTGCAATGTCCCAgttagctggactttgccacaccacctatttTTCCAGACatacacctttgaccacaagtccatcaggcagtggtcagtgtGGAATGTCCTGAAAACACTGAGAAACAAGGACTCAATGGATACTgagcagtctgtccaggtcatctggaggaatgcctcattgccagaACTAACTCATTGCCAGAACTAACGAGCACCAGGACTTCACCTGATTGGTGGTGAGAGGAGCTCTCCCAGTCAGATCATTCTTGTATGACTGAATATCTCCCCAGTACATGTTGTCCTCAAGGTGACTGCATTGGGGAGGAAACAGTCGCCCACCACTTTGCAGACTGTGGATTTGATAAAAGTGTGCGGAGaaagatgcaagggtccttgtcacggttcaCCCTCAGCAACAGCATGACAGAAGATTTGCCGATTTATGGGCTGCTCCCAGGAACACATGGAGAGACTgacatccagagctgctggaagatcatcagctTAGTGAAAGATGTTGTTTGGTCTACCTGAAACCTCTTGGTCTTCCAgcacaatgagatgtcggtgagggaatcTGCCAGCTCGCACACTCCAGGCTGAAGGAGGATGTGTTGAGGGACATACTGAGGTATGGGGAAGGATTACAGGCTAGAGTCCTCCCGTTATTGGGTTCAGAGGGGCTGATGGGCGGGGAAATCCCTCAAACAACCAAGTGGGGTGGGGTAACGCCAGTGAGCCACATTAGTGACATTGGTGTAAATGTGGTATGATTAGTGGTTAACATCACAATACAGTAATGAAATGTTCATGAGAATATGAAACTTGAAAATGTAAAATGCCTTGGGgctgttttcctttatttttgttattgtaaataaagtttattttggggaAAGAACCTAAGCCAGACCTAGAAGGAAACCCTCCGGTATCCTTGCATTGCTCAGAAATGTCGACGCCCAAGTTTGAGATGGATTGGCATCTACCTTGTCCGTTAGTACCAGGAGAAGGCGTTTGACAAGGTAttaggcaaatagtgcctttggaagactacacaaaagagtctggaaaaacaaccaactgaaaaacctcacaaagataagcgtatacagagccgttgtcatacccacactcctgttcggctccgaatcatgggtcctctaccggcatcacctacggctcctagaacgcttccaccagcgttgtctccgctccatcctcaacattcattggagcgctttcatccctaacgtcgaagtactcgagatggcagaggtcgacagcatcgagtccacgctgctgaagatccagctgcgctgggtgggtcacgtctccagaatggaggaccatctccttcccaagatcgtgttatatggcgagctctccactggccaccgtgacagaggtgcaccaaagaaaaggtacaaggactgcctaaagatatctcttggtgcctgccacattgaccaccgccagtgggctgatatcgcctcaaaccgtgcatcttggcacctcacagtttggcgggcagcaacctcctttgaagaagaccgcagagcccacctcactgacaaaaggtaaaggaggaaaaacccaaccccaaccaaccaattttcccctgcagccactgcaaccgtgtctgcctgtcccacatcggacttgtcagccaccaacgagcctgcagctgacatggacattttaccccctccataaatcttcgtccgcgaagccaagccaaagaagaagaggcaTATACACGAAGGACGTGCTTTCCAAATGGGCTTTTTGCTGAGATTCCAGCACAGGGCTGGATTAAGGTCAAGTGATGCCTTAAGCACAGCCCAAAAATGGTTCCCTCTCGACCtttccattgtctaactgacaagacattaagactcaataaattctgaatgtgaaataatagattaaaaatccaGGCTTTTTCAGGCCAGACCGCACAATTATATTAAATATAACGTGTGTGTGTGGACCCTTTTTGTGGGTccctagttcagctgcaccatggtaaatAGGGCACTGGAAAAAACTCTGGTGTTCCCTTCCCTTGATGCCTTCAGCAcgtgcttattttgcttaatagttattccagcatttgcagtctcttgtgcctcTGTGCTTTGAGAAACACTGGCCAAACTTCTCAGAGTGCCTCATGCTTACATTACACTACAGTTGCTCTGTTCGAATATTGAACAAGTAAATGGTGAGGAACCAATGACAGCATCAATATTTGAatctactgcatttctccagtatttttgtatacttcaccagaccccagcatctgcagattttcttgtttaccaggAGCCAATGGCTGTCTATATGAATCAGTTTCCAAATCACTTACTTTGAGGTTCCCCGCTGTGTGATAATGCAGTTGATGCTTCAGTTAACAGCAGTCTTTCTTCACTCAGATGCACCATGTAATTTCAAAACTGATCACTGCTTGTAAGTTTGGAGGCTGGATCTTGCCTCAGTGATTCCTATATTAATCCATAGCCTCTGAAAATGGCTCTCTACTCTCTATCATAgtcaataggtgcaggagtaggctattcagcccttcaagtcagcattgccattcactgtgatcatgcaCAATCAGTATCTGTAccccgttcctgccttctccccataccccttgactCCGCTAACTTTGAgttctatctaactctttcttataAGCATCCAGAGGATTGACCTCCATTGCCTtttgaggcagagcattccacagatccaaaaCTCTTCGGGTGGAAAGgtttttcctcaactccattctcAGTGGCCtatcccttattcttaaactgtggcctctggttctggactcctccAACGTCAGGAGCATGTTTCCTGCCTCCAgcgtgtccaatcccttaataatcttatgtgTTTCAATCAGGTCCTCTCTCATTcgtctaaattccagtgtatacaagcccagtCCTCCGATCTTTCAGCATATGACAGTCCCACCATCCAGGAATTAATCTCGTGAATTTACaatgcactccctcaatagcaagaatgtccttcctcaaacttgggtgaccaaaactgcacacaatacaccaggtATGGTCTCTCCAGGTACAACTGTAGAAGGACCTCtttgctcctatactcaactccctttgttatgaaggccaacattgtcattagctttcttcactgcctgctgcacctgcatgcttactttcagtgaaTAATGAACAAGGAGACCTAGATCTCCTTGTACTTCCCCTTTTCCGAAATTGACGCcaatcagatagtaatctgccttcctgttcttgccaccaaagtggataacttcacatttatccacattaagatgcatctgcccactcacccaacttgtccaagtcaccctgcattctcataacatcctccttGCATTTCACAcggccacccagctttgtgttatctgcaaatttgctaacgttacttttaatcccttcatctaaatcattaatgtatattgtaaatagcacCGAGCCTTGCAGTACCCCACTAGCCATTGTTTTCCATTTTGAAAGGGACCCGTTAATCCCTACTTTTTGTTTCTGGTctaccaaccaattttctatccttgTCAATACCTTACCTCCAATACTATGTGCTCTAATTTTTCCCACTAATCtactatgtgggaccttatcaaagtctttctgaaagtccaggtacactacatccactggctctcccttgtccattttcttAGTTACATCCTCAGAAagttccagaaggttagtcaagcatgatttccccttcGTAAATCCATGCTGCCGCTATTTCAACTTTTATAATTGACTCCatcatcttccccaccactgatgtcaggctaactggtctataattccttgCTTTATCTCTCCCTCTTTTCTTATAAAGTGagataacattagctaccctccaatctgcaGGGACTGATCttgaatctatagaacattggaaaataattATCAATGCGTCCACAATTTCTAGAGCCACCTCCTGAAGTACCCTGGAATGCAGACCATTCTCAAGGAATGGAAAATAATTCATTCTTTTGGCTTTTGGAACTAAAAGTACTTTCAAAGATCAAGCATGGGATGTTCAGCAGGTCCATAAATGGAAGACCCCAAACTCTTCTGGGGTTTCAGTAGTGGGTGTTCTCTAATGCAGGAAGACGGTGCCTGCCAATGAAAGCAGTGCTACGAGCATAGTCCCACTtcctaaaaaattatttttgcactgTACGTCTTCTGCAGTTTTACCAGCATCCCTCAATTCCATATGCAATCGGTTGTCAAGGGCACACACAgaagctggaatctgaagctcagTGCAATCTGCTGTGGTCGGTATCTGAGCCTCACAAATCTCTTGGTTAGAGAATTGCAAAACGTGAAGGTTTCCCTCATCTGAGCTCTAAAGCATCACCTCTGTATCTATTTAGGtaataattttgtatgtttctgtaaCATTGCCTCACTTTCTAAATTCAGGAGTTTAGGGTTTGTGTACTTAATCTCTCCCCGAACCCTCGATGCCTGAATATACCACATAGTTAGCTTGCAGTTTAGTGCAACGCTACttagcaccagcaacctgggtttgaatttaaggagtttgtactttctccatgTGACCTTCGTGGGTTTCCCCCAGatgttccggtttcctctcacccttcaaaaatgtagagggttggtaggttaattgggcatttCTTCAGGTGGGATTGGCTTTGACTGTGTTGTAaatcaaaactcaaaacggtcaaccagtttacctatctcggctgcaccatttcatcagatgcaaggatcgacaacgagatagacaacagactcaccaaggcaaatagcgcctttggaagactacacaaaagagtctggaaaaacaaccaactgaaaaacctcacaaagataagcgtatacagagccgttgtcatacccacactcctgtttggctccgaatcatgggtcctctaccggcatcacctacggctcctagaacgcttccaccagcgttgtctccgctccatcctcaacattcattggagcgccttcatccctaacatcgaagtac
This genomic window from Narcine bancroftii isolate sNarBan1 chromosome 3, sNarBan1.hap1, whole genome shotgun sequence contains:
- the fam32a gene encoding protein FAM32A-like → MAEYESVNRGALQLKGVAEIGVKKKKKKNKETKKMLEQITSNQQHLEDRGENKRATTDKRTLAQKAFDKMQEKRQIERILKKASKTHKQSVEEFNRHLDTLTEHYDIPKVSWTK